A window of Chryseobacterium sp. IHB B 17019 genomic DNA:
TAGAGAAGCCTGGAGTTCCACAAACTCTTTCAGGTCTTCATTGTGCAGACGCAGATCTTCAAGACAAGCTTCTTTCAGAGACATCTGCTTTTCATGTTGGATCACCTTTACGATATTGTAATAAATACTGTCCGTAGCCTCGTCTTTGATTACAGATTGTACCTCATTGAAAAAAGTAACCAGATGGCAGGCCAACGTCTGTAAACGGCGAATCACCGGATGCTCATGTATCTCGGGAGGCAAGATAATTCCGGTTTCCACTTCTGTGAGTTGTAGGAAGGGGTAGAGGCATATAGAGTTTTCGCGCAAAGCAATGCACTCTTCTACACTGGGATATGTTTTGTTTTTCTTGTATTTCAACTCGGTTTCCAGCCCTGTAAAATACCTGCTGATCATTTTTGAAAAACGGAAAATTGATTCCTGTGGGATAAACTGTAATAATTCCTCTCTCAATGTAGCCAGCATGGCTCCTAAAGGTATTCCCGAATCTGCGGCAGTGATTTCGCCATTGAGTATTGCAACAGATTGAGTATGGACATGCCCAATATCTTCGACCTCACTTTCCTCATAAAGATCGTCATTATACAAAGTCCATAACATTAATCTACAGATTGGCTTGAACCGTTCAGGTGGTGCGGTAGGAAACCATTGGGCTGCAATATGCGCCGTTTTAGTTTTTTTGTACTTTTTGCGAAGATCTGGATTTTGCTCGTAGAGCCATAGATATTCTCCGTCAATCCATTGATTTTCAGTAATCTCCTGCAATTGTTCAGCATGGGGATTTTTTAGTGTAGGAAAAGGATACTTAAATTGTTTGTAGAGCAGCTCAAGAGTGCTGAAATTTTCAGTGTTCATAATTTCATGATTTTGGTTTAGTTTTGAATACTAATATAAAAATTTAATTAACCCAATATTAAAATAATTCACATAAAATTGATATGTTGTATAACAGATTCTGTTATGTTGCATTAACAGGGGAATTTATACCATGAAAATATTTAGCTATAATTTGAAATAGGAAAGTTTTCGAGAAATTTAAAACAATTTCTTCCTAATTTTTTCACCAAAATTTTGATCAGAAAACAGGGAGATGCAAATTTCAGATACTATTGGTCAGAAAATTTTATTTTTGTTGAAAATTGAGTGAATTAAAAACAAATCTATGTCTTGGAATATTTTTGATGCCGTATGAGTTGTCCTTGATGCTTTGGATTTTTTTGGGAAATTTGTCGTCTCCGAATTGAGAAACTGAAAAATCGGAAAATAGTAAAAAATCAAAATATATTGTAGAAAAGATTGGTTTTGAATTGTACAAGGTACTGGCGTTATATCGTCAATCATATCTACCTGCCCCATTTTCCGGCTCCTTGTCAGACGAAAATTCAGGATCGGGCCAAACATCCGATGTATAGCGAAACGCATCTCTCTCATAATATAATTGCAACCCCTGAATCTCCGCCATGAGATAAACCACATACGTTATAACCTGCTGCTGATATGCTCCAAAGTCTGACATAGCAGCAAACAACGCATGGAATTCCCTTATGTCTGTATCGCTTATGCGTATTGCTTCTGCATAGGCTTCTTCCAACGACATGTTGTATTCGTTTTGCAACACTAATACGATATTCATCATTTCCGAATCCCTGCCTATTTCCTTGGGTAGCGAATAGAAATCATTTTGCCATGCCATAATTCGGCATGTTAGCCTTTGAAATTGCTTTATAACTGGATGTTTTGCAAGAAAATCGGGCAATGGGAAATCAAGTATTACTTCCTGCATAAGCATATAAGGATACTCAGCAAGGGAATATTCGCGGATAAGAAAAAATTCAGCCAGTGGAGGGCAGCGTTGAGTGGCTTTATATGGA
This region includes:
- a CDS encoding terpene synthase family protein — encoded protein: MLWTLYNDDLYEESEVEDIGHVHTQSVAILNGEITAADSGIPLGAMLATLREELLQFIPQESIFRFSKMISRYFTGLETELKYKKNKTYPSVEECIALRENSICLYPFLQLTEVETGIILPPEIHEHPVIRRLQTLACHLVTFFNEVQSVIKDEATDSIYYNIVKVIQHEKQMSLKEACLEDLRLHNEDLKEFVELQASLPDFGIWQDAVVNWVHYMSMVLSGWKNISTKLDRYNAMEFPGAAELKKKLNQI
- a CDS encoding terpene synthase family protein codes for the protein MTKKQEPYAMYQNLPRPEYPFLSGYEFHSDKLLNPHAEQLKIDTDEMIASYTFLSESTRQKYKLMNSGFITARMLPYPGDYQRAAACNRVTLWMLVQDDYYELASQAELELFRQRFERMWLGDEPEPGDNEILRQVSLSRKEMAVLMPDTWIERVIEAFNEYFIYGMGGEAPYKATQRCPPLAEFFLIREYSLAEYPYMLMQEVILDFPLPDFLAKHPVIKQFQRLTCRIMAWQNDFYSLPKEIGRDSEMMNIVLVLQNEYNMSLEEAYAEAIRISDTDIREFHALFAAMSDFGAYQQQVITYVVYLMAEIQGLQLYYERDAFRYTSDVWPDPEFSSDKEPENGAGRYD